AAATATACAACGTGACCCAGTGGACGGATTAAAACACCGCGTTCTAAACAATACTGATGCACCTTTAGTCCTATTCTCTGTTCAGATGAATAACCTTTAAGTTCAACTACGCTGACCATTCCCGTTTGTCTGATTTCCAAAACGTTTTCAAGCTTTTCAAACTCTTTTAACTTCTCTAACATATACGCAGATTTTTTCTCATTCTCTTTTATAACATTTTCATTCTCAAAAATATCAAGTGTAGCATTTGCAGCAGCACAAGCTAGTGCATTTCCCGTATATGAATGCGAATGCAAAAAAGCTTTATACTCTAAATAATCACAATAAAATTTTGCATAAACATCATTTGAAGTAAGTACAACCGATAGAGGTAAATAACCGCCCGTTATACCTTTTGAGAGCACTAAAAAATCAGGTGTTATATCTGCGTATTCACATGCAAAAAGTTTACCAGTTCTTCCAAAACCCACCATCACTTCATCGGCTATTAGATGCACATCGTATCTGTTACATATGTCACGCACAAGTTCTAAAAAATGTGGATGATACATATGCATATACCCTGCCCCTTGAATAAGAGGTTCAAGGATTATTGCACTTATCTCGTTTGATTTTTCTCTACATAAATTTTCAAACTCTTTTGCGGCAACCTTGGCTGCATCTATACTCATATCTTTTGGTGTAGGTGTTTGCATACTTTTTATAAGCAAAGGCTCGTATGTATCTTTGTAAAGTTCTACATCACCTACACTTAAAGCACCTATAGTCTCACCGTGGTAAGAATTTGTAAGAGATACGAATATAGGCTTATTTTTGCCGTCATTTTTATGTGCATGAAAACTCATCTTAAGTGCTACTTCAACGGCAGACGAGCCATTATCTGCATAAAAACATTTATCTAAACCATTAGGTGTTATTTTTACCAAGCGTTCAGAAAGTTTTATGATAGGTTCATGTGTAAAACCGGCTATTATAACGTGTTCTAAGGTATCTAATTGCTCTTTTATTTTTTGATTTATATAATCGTTTGAGTGTCCAAAAATATTAACCCACCAAGAACTGATGCCGTCAATAAACTTATTGCCTTCAAAATCTTCAAGCCATACGCCTTTACCGCTTTTTACAGGAGTAAGGGGCAAACTTTCATAATCTTTCATCTGAGAACACGGATGCCACAAGACATCCAAGTCTCTATTTTTTAGTTCTTCATTTTTCATCGGGCAATTATAACAACTACTCTTTAAATATAAATTTATTAAAGCTAAATATTATATCTATGAATATTTTTTAAAATCGCAGTATTCTTGTGTATGTGGGATACTTACACATTTAAGCAGTCCGTAAAGTTCAAAATCTCTACCGCTTAAATCGCAAAGTTCATTTCCTTTTTCTCCTAAAAAAATAAACTTCTCGTATTTATGATCACTTTTTTTTACGTAATTTGAAAAAACAACATAAACTGCATCTTTTAAAACTGGATATTCAAGACATACTTTTTTAAATTTATCGCAATTTTTATCCACACACATTATCTCTAATATTTCTGATTGTATAGTGTTTAACAATACTTCCGGTAGTTCCGGAAGTTCAATATCTAAATGGGCATACTTTTCAATACGATTCATAACATATCCTTACAGTATAGCTATTGAAAAACATTATACTAATTCATGTTATATCCCACTTAAAAAAATAATATATAATATTCATTTAAAGTAAAAAAACTACACTTTATGAAGCTTAAAGCCTAATTTACATAAAATACACAAAAATTATATACAAGGTTTATACATAGATGATTACGTGGATGCAAAGACATAAAAAATACCTTATTATTACTATTTGGATATCAACAATAGCTTTTGTTGGTGCAGGATTTGTAGGTTGGGGACAGTATTCTTACGGCGATAAAGCAGGAGCCGTAGCGAAAGTCGGGGAAATTGAAGTAAGTATGGGTGATTTACAAAAAGCTTATTCAAGACTATATAACCAGTATAACAAAATGTTCCAAGGAAACTTTGATGAAGAAAAAGCAAAAAGTTTTGGTCTTCAAAAACAAGCACTTCAACAGTTAATCGACCAGTCATTAATTTTAAATTTAGCATCTGATTATGATCTTAGCGTTAATGATGAAGAGTTACTAGATGAAATTAAGTCTCAAGAATTTTTCTTTAAAGACGGAGTGTTTTCAAAAGAGGTTTATAAAACCATGCTATCAAGAAATAATCTTACTATGAAAGATTATGAAAAAGATGTAAAAAAACAGCTATTAATCCAAAAAGTTTTAATTCTACTTCCTGTTAAAACTAATGAAAATGAAAATAAAATTCTCTCTACTATACTTAGCATCGCAGATAAAATAGACTATAAAGTTTTAAGTGATGAACAAATCAGTATAGATACTTCCGATAAAATGTTAAAACCTTACTGGGAAGGTATGAAACAAAACTTTATGAATGAAGTAAGCTATGATATAAACTATATAAAGCACGATGCAAATACAAGCAAAAAAGACGCTTTAAGAACATATATTGACTTTAAAAAATCAAAATTATCAACTGAAGTAAAAACTACTAAAACTACTATTAGTAAAACAACTAATCCTTTTGATGCCGATACTTTAGAAAAAATATCTAATTTAACACTTGCAGCACCTTTCATGAAACCTGTTGAAATAGACGGAATTTTTTATACGGTTGAACTTGTAAAAGTAAACCAAGCTACTCCAAAATCTTACGAAGATGCTAAAGAAGAAGTAAAGTCTCTTTACGTTCAAGAACAAAAAAGAATGAAACTTCAAGAATTGGCAAACAACTCTTATGCTACATTTAAAGGTACTACTACAAAATTTGTAACGCAAGCAGATGCCTTAGAATTAACAAAACTACACCCTGATGAAGCAAAAGATTTTCTTTCTAAACTTTTTACTAAACAAGAAAAAAGAGGATTTGTCGATATAGGTAATGGAAAGATTGTTCTTTATAACATTTTGGAACAAAAGATGCTTAATAAATCTCAACAAAGCGATACACTTGCAAAGTTGAAAAGTTCGATGTTTAGCGAAGGTTTAATTAACAATTTACAAAGCAAGTATAAAACAGAAATTTTTATAGAAGGACTGTAGTTTGGCAAGAACCGTACTAGCCATAGATATTGGGTCTACAAAAATATGTGCAATTATTGCAAGAATAGACGATGACAACTCTTGTGCAGCTATCGGTGCAGGAATTACCAAGGCACAAGGTCTTAAACGTGGAACAATAACCAACATCGAACTAGCCTCAAAGTCTATAAAACAAGCCGTTGACGATGCAAAACGCGTAGCTGCAACCGATGTTAAAAGTGCAATAGTATCTATTTCAGGTTCTTATACAAAAAGTCTTAACTCTTCAGGTATCGTAAATATCCAAAATAAAGAGATAAGCTTTAACGAAATTGAGCGTGTTATGCAGACATCATTGTATAATGCCAACATACCAAACGAGTATGAAGTACTTCATGCACTGCCTTATAACTTTAAAGTAGATGACCAAGATTATATAGAAGACCCACTGGGAATGAATGCAGCTCGCTTAGAGGTTGAAACTCATATCATCACTACACAAAAAGCAAATCTTAACAATCTTAAAAAAGCAGTTAGCGGTGCGGGAATAGAAGTTGAAAATATAATTCTTAGCGGATATGCATCTTCGATATCGACAATTAACGATGATGAAAAAGAGCTTGGTGTAGCTGTAATTGATATAGGCGGTAATACTTCAAACATAACTATACATTCAGGTAGTTCTATAAGACATAACGAATTTTTAGGCGTAGGAAGCAACCATGTAACAAATGACTTATCTATGGCACTTCATACTCCTCTTAGCGTAGCTGAGAGTGTAAAGATTGATTACGGTTCACTCCTAACTCCTAGTAACGACTTAATAGAATTACCGATGATTGGTGATGAAAAAACGACTCATGAAGTATCTCTTGAAGTTGTACATAACGTAATTTACGCTAGAGTTGAAGAGACACTTATGATTTTGGCTCAGTTTATTGAAAACAGCGGCTTAAAAGATCAGCTTGGTGCCGGTATAGTTCTAACGGGAGGGCTTTCAAAAATGGAAGGCATCCGTGAACTTGCCGTAGCTACATTTGACAGTGGTCCGGTAAGACTGGCTCGCCCAAAAGAGATGGAAGGTCTATTTGACGATATAAGAGGACCGGAATTTGCTAGTGCTGTAGGATTGGTAATGTATGCTGCAAAGAACTATACACCTTATGAAATAGATGTAAATAAGCATGTAAGACATTCAAACGAAACACCTCTTGAGAGTGTGAGTGTGAATTTCAAAGAAAATTCTGAAATACCTGTAGCCCCAATAGCGGAGGAAGACGTAAAAGAAACGCTAGTTTCTCTTCCTGATAAGAAAGAGAAAAAAAGTGATGAAGCTTCATCATTTAATAAATTTTGGAACTGGGCTACCCAGTTATTTTAAAGGAGAGTAAGTATGAGTGATGCATTTGTAGTTGAAGAAGTTCAAGGATTAAACGGTGCAAGAATCATAGCTGTCGGTGTCGGCGGCGGCGGCGGAAATATGATTGGGCATATGTTAAACGAAGGAATTACAGGCATTGAAATGATTAGTGTAAATACTGATGCCCAAGTTCTACAAAACAGCCAGTCAACAAAGATTCAAATCGGTGCTAAACTTACTAAAGGTCTAGGGGCTGGAATGAAACCCGAGATAGGTAAAGAGAGTGCACTAGAGAGTTATGATGAGATTCGTGCAGCTCTTGATGGAGCCGACATAGTATTTATCTCTGCAGGTCTTGGCGGTGGAACAGGTACCGGTGCAGCGCCTGTTGTGGCACAGATTGCTAAAGATGTAGGTGCACTTACAATCAGTGTAGTTACAAAACCTTTTATGTTTGAGGGTAAAAAAAGACAAAAACTTGCTGAAAGCGGTCTTGAAGAATTAAAGCGTGAAAGTGACTCTATAGTTGTAATTCCAAACGATAAACTTTTATCTATCATAGATAGAAAACTGGGACTTAAAGACAGTTTTAAAATTGTTGACAGTGTACTTGCTCAAGCTGTAAGCGGAACAAGCGGTGTTATTTTATCTAGCGGGTCTAATGATATCAACCTTGACTTTGCCGACTTAAAAACCGTAATGAACCATAAAGGTATGGCTCTTATGGGTGTAGGTGAACATGAAGGTGACAATGCGGCATATGAAGCTATAAAATCGGCTATTGAATCTCCGCTGCTTGATAATATGAGCATCAACGGTGCTATGGGTGTTCTTGTTCACTTCTCTATGCATCCTGATTTTCCGACTATGGAAATTTACTCTGCTATGGAAGTTGTAAATGAGTCTGCACACGAAGATGCCGACATCATCTTCGGTACATCTACAGATGAGTCTCTTAATGAAAACTATGTAAAAATCACTATAGTAGCTACAGGATTTGAGCAAAAAGAGGAAAAACTTACTAACAATGAAGACTTTGTAAGTGAGACTCCTGCTCCTATAGCTAAATCACGCCCGCGTTTAGTTGTCGGCGGTGATATGGATGAGAGCCACTTAGATGTGCCTTCATATATGAGAAGACAGCAAGATTAGCCTTGCCCTTCTCTCCAACGAAGGGAACAATTTTCTTTGGAAAAATGTTCACCGTAGTTGAAAGAGAGAGATGGGTACTTCAAAAATAAAGTCAATAATACTTCCAGAGGAAGTCTATCCAAGCTTCCTCTCTCCCCTTACAAAAACACACCATTTTTCAAATAGTAAACTACAACATATCCACTTACCAAAAGTACAAACAACAAGTTTGATATAAATGAAAGTTTAAAAAATTTATCTTTAAAAAGAACTATAAGACCGTTAAATGTACCTATAAATAAAAGTGCATAAATTAGATAACCGACATAGTAATAATCACTCTGCAAATAACAAAACGGGCAGTGATGGCTAGGGAGTTCATATATATAAGTCCCAAAGAACATAATCATGGAGATTATCGAAACTATAATAAAGATTAAGTTTGAGATTGCATAAACATACTTAGATTTAAATACATATGCAAAAGTTATTAAAGCAAAATTGGCATAAAATACACTTACTAAAATATTATTATCGATTGAGAATAAACTAGATACTATAGAGTCCGATGTAGATGAGTAAAGTGTCCCACAACACGATACCAGCTTATCTATCTCAAAATTGTAAAATGTATAAAATTCTATTAGTATCTCAGATAAAAACAAAGCAAACAACACTATAAAAAGTGCAAATTTCATCTTAATATACGGTTGCTTTTCATTTTTTACATCTTCCGTGTTTAAAACAAGCCAGAAAGCAAAAAGATATATATTTAACACTTTAAGGGTAATAAGCATCGTTCCATAATCAGTTGCGTCCAGCACTCCTGCTCCACACATAGCACCGCTTAATACGTTTGAGAGTTTATCGAGTGTAAATATAAAAAATAAAAAAAGAGGAACTTTAACTATAAATATATATTTAATTATAGTAGTCGCAAGATAGCTTTGACGCTCTAGCGAATACTGTAATGGATCGGATGAGTTCTTATCGTATTTTAGGTATATTTTTACACTAAGATACAATGCAATCAAACCAAATACAAAAAATAAAAAATCCAGTATATATATGGTTAATATCTCAGGTGAGAGTATCATACAATAGACCCGTTTTTCATCTCAATATATTTATCTACAATATCCAAATCAAAAAACAAAGGATCGTGTGTAGCTATTATGATTGTCTTATTTTTTTCTTTTAAATCTTTTATGATATTTATAAAATTAAGTGAGAGTTTTTCATCCAGATTTGCCGTAGGCTCATCCGCTATTATAATTTTAGGAGAGTTTATATAAGCTCTCGCGATTGCCACGCGTTGTTGTTCACCTCCTGAGAGGTTTTTAACGGTCGTGTGTTTATAATGTTTTATATCAAACATCTCCAGGGCTGCATCTACCTTGTTCTCAACTAAATCCGAGTTCATGTTTTTAGGAATCAAAGGTAAGATTACATTTTGTTCAACCGATATATCTTCAACTAGATTATACTTTTGAAAAACTATACCGATGTTGTTTAGTCTATACTCAGATGCAAACCTGTCCGTGAGTTTTGATATCTGTTTATTATCTACTATAACTTCACCGCTAGTAGGCTTGGATATAGCCGATACAAGTGAGAGTATGCTACTTTTACCGCTACCGCTTGCACCTTTTAGTACAACCAAACTACCCTCTTTTATATCTATATTTATATCTTTTAAAGCAGTTACTACATTGTTTTTTCCAAGTTTATAGCTTTTGTTAATATTTTTAAACTCTATCATCTCATCACCTCGTCTGCATCCATAGTAGCTACACGCCAAGACGGTATTATGATAGATGCTATGTATATAGGTACACTTAGGAAAAATACTAGCACCATTGTCTGTATATCGAAAACAAAAGGCAATTCAAATGCCACCTTTAACTCGCTGTAACCGCTAAATATGTCTCTTAAAAGAGGAGCTCCCAGTCCGTAAACAAAACCAAGTGCTAAAAATATTCCCAAAAGATAAGCAAATATTGAGATAAGTGCACCCTCGTAAAACTTCTCTTTAAGGACATCATCCAAGCTCCATCCTATTGCTTTAAGAACGCCTATCTCTTTTCTCTCGCTTGAACTGAGTCCGCTTGATTTATCAAACACTATTATAAAAAAAGTAAAAAGACTTACGATAAAAAGAGCTAAAAATACTCCGCTTTTATAATCAAAAATGTTTTGATACGATACTTTTAAGTCATTTTTTGTAATAACTCTGGTATCGGGATATAAAAGTTTTATCTTAGCAGCTACGGTAACTACTTCATCAGGATTTGCAACTTTCACCACTATATCCGTTGCATATTCATCGCTCATACCGTAGATGCTACGCATATTTTCTTTTGAGAGCACTATTACGTCATTTGATTCCAAGTTAGTATCTGATTTAAATGTACCGCCAATGTCTATCTTTTTTAGTGAACCATCAGGAAGTATAAAATTAAAATACTCTTTAAAGTAGTTTTTACTCATTATCTCTTTAACACCCTGTCCTACATATGCATTAGATTCATCGAAATTTTTTGTAGCATCTACCAGATTTTGAAGTGAATTTTTATACTGCTTCTCAAACTGCTCGATTCCCACAAGGGTAAAGTTAACACCTGCATTTACAAAGTAGTAATACCCCCATACCCTTGCCGTTACATCGTTTACACCGGTTATTGAGAGTATTTCATCAACTCTGCTTACTTCAATATCATAGTGTTTTCCAGATATAAGTTTTTGAACCGTAATCTCAGGAAGTGATTCAACACTGTATTGGAGTTCATTTTTTATGGATGATGTTATGAAAAACATACTCGATAAAATAAAAATCAAAAAAGTAAGTATCGTAGTTATAAAAATATTTTTATATTTTTGACGTAATAAGGAGTTTATTGAATACTCAAGGAGATAAAGGTTTATATATCTATTCATTTAATATTTCCGTTTTTTGCGTTCATTATGATAAAGCTAGACGGAAAGTACTCACGTAAAATACCGTCATCTTTGTATATTTCAAATGTTGAAGAAAGACTTCTATGTCTGATAAACGTAGCTTCTGTGGATATTGCCAAATCCGGTAGGCCCAATAGAGAAACAAACTCTTTTTTAGCTTCTATTTGAGATTTTGAGACAGCCTTAGTTTTATCTAAATAAAGATACTCAACTACTAAAGCCATAATCAAAAATACAAACGTATATATACTTAATTTTGCTTTTTTATTTAACAAAAATTACCCTTTAAAATAAGGGGTTTATTTTATCAAACTAGTATTAAATGTTTGTTAAATATATTTATCTTGTACGCATAAGCATTAAGCGTCTTATAAACAAAAGAAGAAGACCCACTGCAAGTATTTTAAAATCTATCTCACTTGCCATGTGAACAGACAAGAAAGTATCACTTTGCGTAGCTTCACGACCCAAACTCTGCATACTCAAAATTTTAGGAGCATAAACTGCCGAAAACATTAAAGCGCTAAATGAAACAAGCGTAGCACCTACAAATACATAAGTATCTCTCTGCCCTATTTTGTACATATACAACTCATAAGCAAGTACATAAAAAGATACAAAATAAAGCCAGTAAGAAAAACGATGAAAAATTTCAGCCATCATAATTCCTGCATTGTGCTTATCTACAAAAACTTCCATTCCCAAAGAAGAGTTATGAAATACTACGGGGGCGACTAAAGTTCCAAGAACTAAAACGCCACCTAAAGTAGCCGATAAAACTAACAAATAACTAAAATCCAAATAAATATTTCTTCTCATATCATACCTATAGTATAAGCGTAAAACCTCTATCGAACTCTGAATAATCTTTGTAAAAAGTTAAGGTTTTAAACTCTTTTTCTTTTAAATAATATGAAATTCTATCCTTTTGGTCATAACCCATCTCACAAGAAAAAAACTTAATATCTCTTCTTAAGACTTCATCAAGTAACTCTTTTATGATTTCATCCCCCACTTTTCCTCCATACAAGGCATTTTGAGGCTCATAATCAAGATTAGATTCGAGTTTTATACCATCTTCTATATATGGAGGATTTGATACTAAATAATCTATTTTTTCCTTTACAGGCTCTAACAACGAACCCTCTCTTAGCTCTATTCTATCTTCAAGTCCAAATTTTTCTATATTTTTTTTGGCAATTTTAAGTGCATCTGGAGATATATCTACTGCTATGAATTTTGCATTTTTGTAATGAAGTGCAAGCATAATAGAGATAATACCACTTCCGACTCCAACTTCTGCAAACTGTATATCTGCATCTCT
The genomic region above belongs to Sulfurimonas lithotrophica and contains:
- a CDS encoding adenosylmethionine--8-amino-7-oxononanoate transaminase, with translation MKNEELKNRDLDVLWHPCSQMKDYESLPLTPVKSGKGVWLEDFEGNKFIDGISSWWVNIFGHSNDYINQKIKEQLDTLEHVIIAGFTHEPIIKLSERLVKITPNGLDKCFYADNGSSAVEVALKMSFHAHKNDGKNKPIFVSLTNSYHGETIGALSVGDVELYKDTYEPLLIKSMQTPTPKDMSIDAAKVAAKEFENLCREKSNEISAIILEPLIQGAGYMHMYHPHFLELVRDICNRYDVHLIADEVMVGFGRTGKLFACEYADITPDFLVLSKGITGGYLPLSVVLTSNDVYAKFYCDYLEYKAFLHSHSYTGNALACAAANATLDIFENENVIKENEKKSAYMLEKLKEFEKLENVLEIRQTGMVSVVELKGYSSEQRIGLKVHQYCLERGVLIRPLGHVVYFMPPYIISYEEIDKMMDTTLEAINNLR
- a CDS encoding SurA N-terminal domain-containing protein, which translates into the protein MITWMQRHKKYLIITIWISTIAFVGAGFVGWGQYSYGDKAGAVAKVGEIEVSMGDLQKAYSRLYNQYNKMFQGNFDEEKAKSFGLQKQALQQLIDQSLILNLASDYDLSVNDEELLDEIKSQEFFFKDGVFSKEVYKTMLSRNNLTMKDYEKDVKKQLLIQKVLILLPVKTNENENKILSTILSIADKIDYKVLSDEQISIDTSDKMLKPYWEGMKQNFMNEVSYDINYIKHDANTSKKDALRTYIDFKKSKLSTEVKTTKTTISKTTNPFDADTLEKISNLTLAAPFMKPVEIDGIFYTVELVKVNQATPKSYEDAKEEVKSLYVQEQKRMKLQELANNSYATFKGTTTKFVTQADALELTKLHPDEAKDFLSKLFTKQEKRGFVDIGNGKIVLYNILEQKMLNKSQQSDTLAKLKSSMFSEGLINNLQSKYKTEIFIEGL
- the ftsA gene encoding cell division protein FtsA, whose protein sequence is MARTVLAIDIGSTKICAIIARIDDDNSCAAIGAGITKAQGLKRGTITNIELASKSIKQAVDDAKRVAATDVKSAIVSISGSYTKSLNSSGIVNIQNKEISFNEIERVMQTSLYNANIPNEYEVLHALPYNFKVDDQDYIEDPLGMNAARLEVETHIITTQKANLNNLKKAVSGAGIEVENIILSGYASSISTINDDEKELGVAVIDIGGNTSNITIHSGSSIRHNEFLGVGSNHVTNDLSMALHTPLSVAESVKIDYGSLLTPSNDLIELPMIGDEKTTHEVSLEVVHNVIYARVEETLMILAQFIENSGLKDQLGAGIVLTGGLSKMEGIRELAVATFDSGPVRLARPKEMEGLFDDIRGPEFASAVGLVMYAAKNYTPYEIDVNKHVRHSNETPLESVSVNFKENSEIPVAPIAEEDVKETLVSLPDKKEKKSDEASSFNKFWNWATQLF
- the ftsZ gene encoding cell division protein FtsZ, which translates into the protein MSDAFVVEEVQGLNGARIIAVGVGGGGGNMIGHMLNEGITGIEMISVNTDAQVLQNSQSTKIQIGAKLTKGLGAGMKPEIGKESALESYDEIRAALDGADIVFISAGLGGGTGTGAAPVVAQIAKDVGALTISVVTKPFMFEGKKRQKLAESGLEELKRESDSIVVIPNDKLLSIIDRKLGLKDSFKIVDSVLAQAVSGTSGVILSSGSNDINLDFADLKTVMNHKGMALMGVGEHEGDNAAYEAIKSAIESPLLDNMSINGAMGVLVHFSMHPDFPTMEIYSAMEVVNESAHEDADIIFGTSTDESLNENYVKITIVATGFEQKEEKLTNNEDFVSETPAPIAKSRPRLVVGGDMDESHLDVPSYMRRQQD
- a CDS encoding ABC transporter ATP-binding protein, which produces MIEFKNINKSYKLGKNNVVTALKDINIDIKEGSLVVLKGASGSGKSSILSLVSAISKPTSGEVIVDNKQISKLTDRFASEYRLNNIGIVFQKYNLVEDISVEQNVILPLIPKNMNSDLVENKVDAALEMFDIKHYKHTTVKNLSGGEQQRVAIARAYINSPKIIIADEPTANLDEKLSLNFINIIKDLKEKNKTIIIATHDPLFFDLDIVDKYIEMKNGSIV
- a CDS encoding ABC transporter permease; this encodes MNRYINLYLLEYSINSLLRQKYKNIFITTILTFLIFILSSMFFITSSIKNELQYSVESLPEITVQKLISGKHYDIEVSRVDEILSITGVNDVTARVWGYYYFVNAGVNFTLVGIEQFEKQYKNSLQNLVDATKNFDESNAYVGQGVKEIMSKNYFKEYFNFILPDGSLKKIDIGGTFKSDTNLESNDVIVLSKENMRSIYGMSDEYATDIVVKVANPDEVVTVAAKIKLLYPDTRVITKNDLKVSYQNIFDYKSGVFLALFIVSLFTFFIIVFDKSSGLSSSERKEIGVLKAIGWSLDDVLKEKFYEGALISIFAYLLGIFLALGFVYGLGAPLLRDIFSGYSELKVAFELPFVFDIQTMVLVFFLSVPIYIASIIIPSWRVATMDADEVMR
- a CDS encoding DUF4149 domain-containing protein; its protein translation is MRRNIYLDFSYLLVLSATLGGVLVLGTLVAPVVFHNSSLGMEVFVDKHNAGIMMAEIFHRFSYWLYFVSFYVLAYELYMYKIGQRDTYVFVGATLVSFSALMFSAVYAPKILSMQSLGREATQSDTFLSVHMASEIDFKILAVGLLLLFIRRLMLMRTR
- the prmC gene encoding peptide chain release factor N(5)-glutamine methyltransferase, which encodes MSTVKELLSEITRKLDPHIPRASREAQLFLMHHLAVDELWLLTNQNTTVENTDKLFEMVQRRSKNEPFEYITNKVSFYSEEFYIAEGALIPRPETELLIDDILKHFPNRDADIQFAEVGVGSGIISIMLALHYKNAKFIAVDISPDALKIAKKNIEKFGLEDRIELREGSLLEPVKEKIDYLVSNPPYIEDGIKLESNLDYEPQNALYGGKVGDEIIKELLDEVLRRDIKFFSCEMGYDQKDRISYYLKEKEFKTLTFYKDYSEFDRGFTLIL